One Alkaliphilus sp. B6464 genomic window carries:
- a CDS encoding DEAD/DEAH box helicase family protein, translating to MSRGWVKNALFLADRTALVKQAKKNFKNLLPELSLCNLLDGKDNPESRMVFSTYPTMMNAIDDVKSKDGKKLYTRGHFDLIIIDESHRSIYKKYQAIFNYFDAALLGLTATPRSDIDKNTYEIFELENNVPTFAYELDEAIGDRYLVPYHTIETTMKFMEKGVNYDDLSEEEKEIFEETFEDGVKEISSSELNSFLFNSDTVDQVLKDLMDKGLKVEGGDKLGKTIIFAKNKNHADFIIKRFNILYPEYKGEFAKPVYTGINYVDSTIEHFEIKEKLPQIAVSVDMLDTGIDIPEVLNLVFFKKVRSKTKFWQMIGRGTRLCENLFGPGLDKEEFRIFDYCQNFEYFRTEKNGKEAKLEKSLTEKLFNIKLGIVKELQNLDYQIDGYENYRKELNKDILEEILRIDENKFNARMKLKYLHKFNKEKAFENLTDGDLRELEEHIAPLISSLDEDEMAKRFDFLMYTIVYAELKGLESSRPKNRVITTAEKLSEKGTIEKVKRQEELILKVQTQEFWEEANILDYEKVREAFRDLIRFIEEESKQIYYTNFTDEILTVKENPGEYSVNNMESYRKKVNQYLKQNQDDFVVYKLRNNKKLGIDDIKHLEKVLWQDLGTKEDYKKEFGDEPLLKLVSKTG from the coding sequence ATAAGTAGAGGGTGGGTTAAAAATGCTTTATTTTTAGCTGATAGGACAGCTCTTGTAAAGCAGGCTAAGAAAAACTTTAAAAATTTACTTCCAGAACTATCTTTATGTAATTTATTAGATGGCAAAGATAATCCAGAAAGTAGAATGGTTTTTTCAACTTATCCAACTATGATGAATGCTATAGATGATGTAAAAAGTAAGGACGGTAAAAAGCTTTATACAAGAGGACATTTTGATTTAATTATTATAGATGAAAGCCATAGAAGTATCTATAAAAAATATCAAGCTATATTTAACTATTTTGATGCAGCTCTTCTAGGGCTTACAGCAACTCCTAGAAGTGATATAGATAAAAATACATATGAAATTTTTGAACTAGAAAACAACGTTCCTACTTTTGCTTATGAACTAGATGAAGCAATCGGTGATAGATATTTAGTACCTTATCATACAATAGAAACAACTATGAAGTTTATGGAAAAGGGAGTTAATTACGATGATCTAAGTGAAGAAGAAAAGGAAATCTTTGAAGAAACATTTGAAGATGGAGTAAAGGAAATTAGTAGTTCTGAACTTAATTCATTTTTATTTAATAGTGATACTGTAGACCAAGTTTTAAAAGATTTAATGGATAAGGGATTAAAGGTTGAAGGCGGAGATAAACTGGGTAAAACCATTATTTTTGCAAAAAATAAAAATCATGCAGATTTTATTATAAAAAGATTTAACATTCTATATCCAGAATATAAAGGAGAGTTTGCAAAGCCAGTTTATACAGGTATAAATTATGTAGATAGTACAATAGAACACTTTGAAATTAAAGAAAAGCTTCCACAAATTGCAGTATCTGTAGATATGCTAGATACAGGTATTGATATTCCTGAGGTTTTAAACCTTGTATTCTTTAAAAAGGTTAGATCTAAAACAAAATTTTGGCAGATGATCGGTAGAGGAACTAGGCTTTGTGAGAACTTATTTGGACCAGGTTTAGATAAAGAAGAGTTTAGAATCTTTGATTATTGTCAAAACTTCGAGTATTTTAGAACTGAAAAGAATGGTAAGGAAGCTAAATTAGAAAAGTCTTTAACAGAAAAACTTTTTAATATTAAATTAGGAATTGTTAAAGAACTTCAGAATTTAGACTATCAAATAGATGGGTATGAAAACTATAGGAAAGAACTTAATAAAGACATTTTGGAAGAAATTTTGAGGATTGATGAAAATAAGTTTAATGCTCGAATGAAGTTAAAGTATCTCCATAAGTTTAATAAAGAAAAGGCATTCGAGAATCTAACTGATGGAGATTTGAGGGAGTTGGAAGAACATATTGCCCCGTTAATTTCTTCCTTAGACGAGGATGAAATGGCTAAAAGATTTGACTTTTTAATGTATACCATTGTATATGCTGAGCTTAAAGGCTTAGAATCATCAAGACCTAAAAACAGGGTAATTACAACAGCTGAAAAACTTTCGGAAAAGGGTACAATTGAAAAGGTTAAGAGACAGGAAGAGCTGATTTTAAAAGTTCAAACCCAAGAATTTTGGGAAGAGGCCAATATTTTAGATTATGAAAAAGTAAGGGAAGCCTTTAGAGATTTAATTAGATTTATTGAGGAAGAATCAAAACAAATTTACTACACAAATTTTACAGACGAGATTCTTACAGTTAAAGAAAATCCTGGGGAATATAGTGTAAATAATATGGAAAGCTATAGGAAAAAAGTTAACCAGTATTTAAAGCAAAACCAAGATGATTTTGTTGTGTATAAGCTAAGGAATAACAAGAAACTTGGAATAGATGATATAAAGCATTTAGAAAAAGTATTATGGCAGGACCTTGGCACTAAAGAAGATTATAAAAAAGAGTTTGGAGATGAGCCTTTATTAAAACTGGTTAGTAAAACTGGTTAG
- a CDS encoding type I restriction-modification enzyme R subunit C-terminal domain-containing protein, with amino-acid sequence MVSKTVGLDSKAANEAFSEFLSDENLNVNQMEFVRRIVNHIIKNGSLDKKVLNEHPFNKSGNVIKLFDGKIDTAKKIISIIDKLNGRLTI; translated from the coding sequence CTGGTTAGTAAAACTGTAGGACTAGATTCAAAGGCTGCTAATGAGGCTTTTTCAGAGTTTTTATCTGATGAAAACTTAAATGTGAATCAAATGGAATTTGTAAGACGAATAGTAAATCATATTATAAAAAATGGAAGTTTAGATAAAAAAGTTTTAAATGAACATCCATTTAATAAATCGGGTAATGTAATTAAACTGTTTGATGGGAAAATTGATACCGCAAAGAAAATTATTAGTATTATTGATAAATTAAATGGTAGGTTAACTATATAG
- a CDS encoding aminopeptidase, which translates to MAEETIDKKLQQQLTKKFHNAWEQLKDGELEQVFEFGEAYKYFMDRGKTERECVDEIIKQAKTNGFVSLDEVMDRGVVKPGDKIYAENKGKAVVLFVIGTEGIEKGMRIVGSHLDAPRLDLKAYPLYEDGGLALLKTHYYGGIKKYQWVATPLALHGVMIKKNGEKISIVIGEDDKDPVLYISDLLPHLAKDQMSKNMGEGITGEGLNVIIGNIPYQGDDIDEKVKLNILRLLNEKYGIDEDDFTVAEIEIVPAGKSRDVGLDRSMIAAHGHDDRVCSFAAYQAVFEIENPKNTIVGLFVDKEEVGSMGNTGMESMFFENTVAELLNLQGITSYLGLRRSMSNSKVLSGDVTAGFDPNFPDVLDKRNASFIGKGVTLTKYTGVRGKAGSNDANAEFLAEVRGIFNNSDVTWQVGELGKVDQGGGGTIAYILANKGAEVVDCGTPMLSMHAPIELISKVDLYMTYKAYKAFYQG; encoded by the coding sequence ATGGCAGAGGAAACGATAGATAAAAAATTACAGCAACAGTTAACTAAAAAGTTTCATAATGCTTGGGAACAACTGAAGGATGGAGAGCTAGAGCAGGTTTTTGAATTTGGTGAAGCCTATAAATATTTTATGGACCGAGGGAAAACTGAAAGAGAATGCGTTGATGAAATCATTAAACAAGCAAAAACTAATGGATTTGTTTCTTTGGATGAAGTAATGGATAGAGGAGTTGTTAAGCCTGGAGATAAGATTTATGCAGAAAATAAAGGTAAGGCCGTTGTCTTATTTGTGATTGGAACTGAAGGAATAGAAAAGGGTATGAGAATAGTAGGAAGTCATCTAGATGCCCCAAGGCTAGATTTAAAGGCTTATCCTCTCTATGAGGATGGTGGACTGGCGCTTTTAAAAACCCACTACTATGGTGGCATAAAAAAATATCAGTGGGTAGCTACACCACTGGCATTACATGGTGTGATGATTAAGAAAAATGGAGAGAAGATTTCAATTGTTATTGGGGAAGATGACAAAGACCCGGTTCTTTATATTTCTGATCTACTTCCGCATTTAGCAAAAGATCAAATGTCTAAAAACATGGGAGAAGGTATTACGGGAGAAGGGCTTAATGTGATTATCGGTAATATTCCCTATCAAGGTGATGATATTGATGAAAAGGTAAAATTAAATATATTAAGACTATTAAATGAAAAGTATGGGATAGACGAGGATGACTTTACAGTGGCTGAGATTGAAATTGTACCAGCTGGAAAGTCTAGAGATGTAGGACTTGATAGAAGCATGATTGCAGCCCATGGACATGACGATCGTGTTTGTTCATTTGCTGCATATCAGGCTGTATTTGAAATTGAAAATCCTAAAAATACAATTGTTGGACTCTTTGTAGACAAAGAAGAAGTTGGGAGCATGGGGAATACAGGAATGGAATCTATGTTCTTTGAAAATACTGTTGCAGAGTTATTAAATTTACAAGGAATAACAAGCTATCTAGGTTTACGTAGGTCTATGAGCAATTCAAAGGTATTATCAGGTGATGTGACAGCTGGATTTGACCCTAACTTTCCTGATGTATTAGATAAGCGCAATGCCTCCTTCATTGGTAAAGGTGTAACCCTTACAAAATACACCGGTGTAAGGGGAAAAGCAGGATCTAATGATGCCAATGCTGAATTTTTAGCTGAAGTTAGAGGAATATTTAATAATAGTGATGTTACATGGCAGGTTGGAGAGCTAGGAAAGGTTGACCAAGGTGGTGGCGGTACCATTGCCTATATATTGGCTAATAAGGGAGCAGAGGTTGTAGATTGTGGCACACCAATGCTAAGCATGCATGCACCTATTGAATTAATCAGTAAGGTGGATCTCTATATGACCTACAAAGCTTATAAGGCTTTTTATCAGGGATAA
- a CDS encoding HNH endonuclease has protein sequence MFTSEDLDLFKEGLVPERFTWYHHQDPGRMQLVDYITHRKTGHTGGYPIPNMIKIEGREEKINSFLSFNEDDISYVVEHYKDVKKYMPSGVYPFARDAADNLICFDFLNNNVVVFWDYEIPYNDKLLSCIFIANSFTEFINKIE, from the coding sequence TTGTTTACATCTGAAGATTTAGATTTATTTAAAGAAGGACTGGTTCCAGAAAGGTTTACGTGGTATCATCATCAAGATCCTGGAAGAATGCAATTGGTTGATTATATTACCCATAGAAAAACAGGGCATACTGGTGGATATCCTATACCTAATATGATAAAAATTGAAGGCAGAGAAGAAAAAATTAATAGCTTTCTTAGTTTCAATGAAGATGATATTAGTTATGTAGTGGAGCATTACAAGGATGTAAAAAAATATATGCCAAGCGGTGTATATCCATTTGCAAGAGATGCAGCAGATAATCTTATATGTTTTGATTTTTTAAATAATAATGTGGTAGTATTTTGGGATTATGAAATTCCATATAATGACAAGCTACTTTCATGTATATTTATAGCAAATTCATTTACGGAATTTATTAATAAAATAGAATAA
- a CDS encoding HD domain-containing protein codes for MKDYLDFLITGNLATDIQRYFLKYDNLGTYEHTIDVINELSYIKKHFGHIQSGSLIACYCHDLGRVVRSDEILEFCLQNNIMVSDEEKILPSILHQKISCFIAENVFKVNDTTILNAVKYHTTLRKNPSMTEIEVFLADKMSWKEEEYRELAQRIKETLKEGKEKAIYYYLCDLHDKKEKLKLYHSDSKEAFQYFNQNHIL; via the coding sequence ATGAAAGATTATTTAGATTTTCTTATAACTGGTAACTTAGCTACGGATATACAAAGATATTTCTTAAAATATGATAACTTAGGTACATATGAGCATACAATAGATGTCATTAATGAATTATCTTATATCAAGAAACATTTTGGACATATCCAATCAGGTAGTTTAATAGCTTGTTATTGTCACGATTTAGGAAGAGTTGTTAGGAGCGATGAAATACTTGAATTTTGTTTGCAAAATAACATAATGGTTTCTGATGAAGAGAAAATATTACCTTCAATTTTACATCAAAAAATATCATGTTTTATAGCAGAAAATGTATTTAAAGTGAATGATACAACTATACTAAACGCAGTCAAATATCACACAACACTAAGAAAGAATCCTAGTATGACTGAAATAGAGGTATTTTTAGCTGACAAAATGAGCTGGAAGGAAGAAGAGTATAGAGAGCTAGCACAAAGAATCAAAGAAACTTTAAAGGAAGGAAAAGAAAAGGCTATATACTATTATTTATGTGACTTACACGATAAAAAGGAGAAGCTAAAACTATATCATTCTGATTCAAAAGAAGCATTCCAGTATTTTAACCAAAACCATATTTTATAA
- a CDS encoding cysteine-rich KTR domain-containing protein, translated as MTDEWVMCPVCQNKTRLKIREDTILENFPLFCPKCKQETIMTSFLLLSYMRLYNAILLAVVMFHQSFV; from the coding sequence ATGACTGATGAATGGGTAATGTGCCCAGTTTGTCAAAATAAGACGCGGTTGAAAATTAGAGAAGATACAATACTTGAAAACTTTCCTCTATTTTGTCCGAAGTGCAAGCAGGAAACCATAATGACTTCTTTTCTACTTCTCTCATATATGCGACTTTATAATGCAATCCTTCTAGCTGTTGTAATGTTTCATCAATCTTTTGTATAA
- a CDS encoding DUF998 domain-containing protein, with translation MINRAFIASMDCSKVYIFLLIATVGDLLLPFLLAPFYTGYNPSKMVMSLLGNKNYPLHIIYNIWLVLAGILFLLSAVNLYILFAPVSKTLTICLTVSLAVYAIGACILSGLFSVGITKELVTMPEKIHGYGSVIGFFVLLFAPLILSCMLFKMRDVTFAVIALLCFFLAVGSFALFIMADKTRFLGTFIENEGIWQRLCLLFVYLPFTVLSIRQLI, from the coding sequence ATGATAAATAGAGCTTTTATAGCCAGTATGGATTGTTCAAAAGTTTATATATTTTTGTTGATTGCAACGGTAGGCGATTTACTATTACCCTTTCTTCTTGCTCCTTTTTACACAGGATATAATCCAAGTAAAATGGTAATGAGCCTATTAGGTAATAAGAATTATCCTCTACACATTATCTATAATATTTGGCTTGTGTTAGCTGGGATTTTATTTTTACTTAGTGCAGTAAACCTATATATACTATTTGCCCCTGTATCGAAAACACTTACTATCTGTTTAACAGTATCACTCGCAGTTTATGCCATTGGTGCATGTATTTTGTCTGGGTTATTTTCTGTTGGAATAACAAAAGAATTAGTGACAATGCCGGAAAAAATTCATGGCTATGGCTCTGTAATTGGCTTTTTCGTTTTGCTTTTTGCGCCGCTCATTCTTTCTTGTATGCTGTTTAAGATGCGTGATGTAACATTTGCTGTAATTGCGTTATTATGCTTTTTTCTTGCGGTAGGAAGTTTTGCCCTCTTTATAATGGCCGATAAAACAAGATTTTTAGGTACGTTTATAGAAAACGAGGGAATATGGCAAAGACTATGCCTGCTATTTGTGTATCTCCCATTTACAGTATTATCTATCAGACAGTTAATTTAA
- a CDS encoding AbrB/MazE/SpoVT family DNA-binding domain-containing protein: MSLPKGKYIFGTVKVGERGQIVIPKEARELFNIKPGDTLLVLGDEEQGIAISKADVMKEVALKILNGLGGKKNDDK; this comes from the coding sequence GTGAGCCTACCTAAAGGTAAATATATTTTTGGTACAGTGAAAGTTGGCGAGAGAGGACAAATTGTAATTCCAAAGGAAGCAAGAGAATTATTTAATATCAAACCCGGTGATACTTTGCTTGTTTTAGGCGATGAAGAACAAGGTATTGCTATTAGTAAAGCAGATGTGATGAAAGAAGTTGCCCTCAAAATCTTAAATGGTTTGGGAGGGAAAAAAAACGATGATAAATAG
- a CDS encoding TetR/AcrR family transcriptional regulator, with amino-acid sequence MKEFVLRGFDNASTNVIAKEAGISKALMFHYVNNKQELFLLVYDYFTELLNKEYFMRMDFTEKDIFDKLRQSYLLQIELIKQYPWIFEFNKLSIATNSEEINKELEERASKKQSSCGTEIFDMIDESKFRAGLNIEKCKQFIYWANVGFTNEILDDIRNSEASNLDYERIVSTLDEYFDELRKIFYTSSNE; translated from the coding sequence TTGAAAGAATTTGTGTTAAGAGGATTTGACAATGCTTCAACAAATGTAATTGCGAAGGAAGCGGGGATCTCTAAAGCCCTGATGTTTCATTATGTAAACAATAAACAGGAACTTTTTCTGCTTGTGTATGACTACTTCACCGAACTTCTTAATAAAGAATACTTTATGCGAATGGATTTTACCGAAAAAGATATTTTTGATAAGCTACGTCAATCGTATCTTCTTCAAATTGAATTGATAAAACAGTATCCTTGGATTTTTGAGTTTAACAAACTTTCTATTGCAACTAACTCTGAGGAAATAAACAAAGAACTTGAGGAAAGAGCTAGCAAAAAGCAATCTTCATGCGGTACTGAAATATTTGACATGATAGATGAATCTAAATTTAGAGCAGGGTTGAATATTGAAAAGTGCAAACAATTTATCTATTGGGCTAATGTTGGATTTACTAATGAAATATTGGATGATATTAGAAATTCTGAAGCTTCAAATCTGGATTATGAGCGTATCGTTTCAACACTTGACGAATACTTTGACGAACTTAGGAAAATTTTCTATACGTCAAGCAATGAATGA
- a CDS encoding M23 family metallopeptidase, whose translation MIEAREPIIVEFPLRGEWLSPNTPGTKIPSHGTDQLGTRYAYDFIQVDWERTGWPAYRVSLPQYLLFGVLLSDYYCWGQDIYAPCDGIVVQAEDGYKERARTNLLSDMSNAYKNAHYFDPEKDDVQSVAGNYIIMECGDNVYAALVHLQTGSIQVTVGQSVKKGEVIGRVGHSGNSFAPHLHFQLMDSSDIATANGLPCAFEQYEVFQDGEWQEVVNGIPTDKDRIRFYVELAKW comes from the coding sequence ATGATTGAAGCGCGTGAGCCGATAATTGTAGAGTTTCCTTTGAGGGGAGAATGGCTCTCTCCTAACACCCCAGGGACAAAAATTCCAAGCCACGGAACAGATCAGTTAGGAACAAGATATGCTTATGATTTTATACAAGTGGATTGGGAAAGAACGGGTTGGCCTGCCTATCGCGTTAGCTTGCCGCAATATCTTCTTTTTGGGGTTCTCTTAAGTGATTATTACTGTTGGGGCCAAGATATATATGCACCTTGCGACGGGATCGTTGTCCAAGCAGAGGATGGTTATAAAGAACGAGCACGAACGAATTTGCTTTCAGATATGTCTAACGCCTATAAAAATGCTCATTATTTCGATCCAGAAAAAGATGACGTACAATCAGTTGCTGGCAACTACATCATTATGGAATGTGGCGACAATGTATATGCTGCCTTGGTCCATCTTCAAACAGGGTCTATTCAGGTTACGGTTGGTCAGAGTGTAAAAAAAGGTGAGGTTATTGGTAGAGTGGGACATTCCGGTAATTCTTTTGCCCCGCATTTGCATTTTCAGCTTATGGATAGCAGCGACATAGCTACTGCAAACGGATTGCCCTGTGCTTTTGAACAATATGAAGTATTCCAAGATGGTGAATGGCAGGAAGTAGTGAATGGTATTCCAACAGATAAAGATAGGATAAGGTTTTATGTTGAGTTAGCAAAATGGTAA
- a CDS encoding threonine/serine exporter family protein produces MMEYITNFIYAYLSTIGFAVLFNVPKSSFIKSGFVGGLSWVIYIFTKNLSGSIVGATFVASLVIAIIGEIFAIIDKNPITVYIIPGIIPLVPGFGLYNTMRSIVDRRFDLAANHGTEALLISVSIAGALVIVLSINSYRRQRQRLKQ; encoded by the coding sequence ATGATGGAATATATAACAAACTTTATATATGCTTATCTTTCTACTATAGGCTTTGCAGTATTGTTTAATGTTCCTAAGTCTTCATTTATTAAATCTGGATTTGTTGGTGGATTAAGTTGGGTTATTTATATCTTTACTAAAAACCTATCTGGATCTATTGTTGGAGCTACTTTTGTAGCTTCCCTAGTAATAGCAATAATAGGTGAGATATTCGCAATTATAGATAAAAATCCTATTACTGTGTATATAATTCCAGGAATTATTCCATTGGTCCCTGGATTTGGTCTATATAACACAATGCGTTCCATTGTAGATAGAAGATTTGACCTAGCTGCTAATCACGGTACTGAAGCGCTTTTAATATCTGTATCAATTGCTGGTGCCTTGGTAATAGTACTTTCAATAAATTCTTACAGAAGACAAAGGCAAAGACTAAAGCAATAA
- a CDS encoding threonine/serine exporter family protein → MVSVNRKKTLIMALYAGEIMLKSGAETYRVEDTITRLCKSRNFPYVEAYVTPTGIFVSVDSKGESQDEIVTYIKRIKSRGINLNKVAEVNNFSRRFVESNMPLDEAFATLKAIDNLKPFSQHVDALLGGGLSGAFFALLFGGNLPAFLGAFIAGSIVSYTLSDLAKTEFPPFLSNICGGSVAALVAIILSYISPLINVNLDVDIVITGAIMVMVPGVAITNAVRDSIAGDLVSGLARAAEAIIIATSIAVGVGFILKLWQIVLGGSLL, encoded by the coding sequence ATGGTTTCTGTTAATCGCAAAAAAACATTAATAATGGCTCTATATGCTGGAGAAATAATGCTTAAAAGTGGAGCTGAAACATATAGAGTAGAGGATACAATAACTAGATTATGTAAATCAAGAAATTTTCCATACGTGGAGGCTTACGTTACTCCTACAGGTATTTTTGTATCCGTAGATAGTAAAGGAGAATCTCAGGATGAAATTGTAACCTATATTAAACGTATAAAGTCTAGGGGGATTAATTTAAATAAAGTTGCTGAAGTAAATAACTTTTCAAGACGTTTTGTTGAAAGCAATATGCCCCTAGATGAAGCATTTGCAACATTAAAGGCAATTGATAATTTAAAACCTTTCTCACAGCATGTGGACGCCCTACTAGGTGGGGGATTATCTGGAGCGTTTTTTGCACTACTATTCGGTGGGAACCTACCAGCATTCTTAGGTGCTTTTATAGCTGGTAGTATTGTAAGCTATACTTTATCTGATTTGGCGAAAACTGAGTTTCCACCATTTTTATCAAACATTTGTGGAGGTTCTGTAGCAGCTTTAGTGGCTATTATACTTTCTTATATTAGTCCTTTAATAAATGTAAATTTAGATGTAGATATAGTAATAACAGGCGCTATTATGGTAATGGTTCCTGGAGTTGCTATTACAAATGCAGTGCGAGACTCAATTGCTGGCGATCTTGTATCAGGTCTTGCTAGAGCAGCAGAGGCAATAATTATTGCTACTTCAATTGCTGTTGGAGTGGGTTTTATTTTAAAGCTTTGGCAAATTGTACTTGGAGGTAGTTTATTATGA
- the glyA gene encoding serine hydroxymethyltransferase yields MNFNMLKVSDPEIYEVIQKETERQRNNIELIASENFVTEAVMEAMGSQLTNKYAEGYPAKRYYGGCEEVDVAEDLARDRLKKLFNAEHANVQPHSGANANIGVYFAILKPGDTVLGMNLSHGGHLTHGSPVNISGTYYNFVDYGVDEKTHLINYDEVRRIANEIKPKLIVAGASAYPRKIDFKKFREIADEVGAYLMVDMAHIAGLVAAGLHENPCEYADFVTTTTHKTLRGPRGGAILCKEEHAKMIDKAIFPGLQGGPLMHVIAAKAVAFKEALSPEFNEYQQQVIKNANKLAEELMKRGFNLVSGGTDNHLLLLDLRNKNITGKDAEKLLDEVGVTVNKNTIPYDPQSPFVTSGVRIGTPAVTTRGMKEEDMATIADIIGTIIDNPEKIAEVSQMVKNLCQRFKLYE; encoded by the coding sequence ATGAATTTTAACATGTTAAAAGTCAGTGATCCAGAAATTTATGAGGTAATTCAAAAAGAAACGGAAAGACAAAGAAACAACATAGAATTAATTGCATCAGAGAACTTTGTTACAGAAGCAGTAATGGAAGCGATGGGAAGTCAGTTAACAAATAAATATGCAGAGGGATATCCAGCAAAAAGATACTATGGTGGTTGTGAGGAAGTAGACGTTGCTGAAGATTTAGCAAGAGATAGACTGAAAAAACTATTTAATGCGGAACATGCTAACGTACAACCTCATTCAGGAGCTAATGCCAATATCGGTGTATATTTTGCTATACTAAAACCTGGTGATACAGTTTTAGGTATGAATCTATCCCATGGTGGACACTTAACTCATGGTAGTCCAGTTAATATTTCTGGTACATATTATAACTTCGTTGATTACGGAGTTGATGAAAAAACTCATTTAATTAATTATGATGAGGTAAGAAGAATTGCTAATGAAATTAAGCCAAAGCTTATTGTAGCTGGTGCTAGTGCGTATCCTAGAAAGATTGATTTCAAGAAATTTAGAGAGATTGCTGATGAAGTAGGAGCATATCTAATGGTAGATATGGCTCATATTGCAGGTTTAGTTGCTGCTGGATTACATGAAAATCCTTGTGAATACGCGGATTTTGTTACTACAACTACACATAAAACTTTAAGAGGCCCAAGAGGTGGAGCTATTTTATGTAAAGAAGAACATGCTAAGATGATTGATAAAGCAATTTTCCCAGGTCTACAAGGTGGTCCACTAATGCATGTTATAGCTGCCAAAGCCGTTGCTTTTAAAGAAGCATTATCTCCAGAGTTTAACGAATATCAACAACAAGTTATTAAAAATGCTAATAAACTTGCAGAAGAATTGATGAAGAGAGGATTTAATCTTGTATCTGGCGGTACAGATAATCATTTACTATTACTTGACTTAAGAAATAAAAACATTACTGGTAAAGATGCTGAAAAGTTATTAGATGAAGTAGGTGTTACAGTTAATAAAAATACTATACCATACGATCCTCAAAGTCCATTTGTAACAAGTGGTGTTCGTATTGGAACCCCTGCTGTTACTACAAGAGGAATGAAAGAAGAAGATATGGCAACTATTGCAGACATTATAGGTACTATTATAGACAATCCAGAAAAAATAGCCGAAGTTTCTCAAATGGTAAAAAATCTTTGCCAAAGATTTAAATTATACGAGTAA